Proteins from a single region of Ignavibacteria bacterium:
- a CDS encoding TlpA family protein disulfide reductase: MRHSFFLCGSFAVLMMLLVTSGIFASTDSLNISYLKTTPIKVENLEDKSERNFLLKMSPNGDWYRLDANKYFSEMFITADTAKMQTTVICNFKDGSLYFSKPDMNKVSGGIYYCSTDLRTKDNLYLNNINLALDLKNKVLYYKWINPTGKNEPSISDKNTLLPGSQFPDIKFKSIEGKEVKLKDNRIKVINWWATTCLPCREEIPGLNKLVEKYKGKDIDFIAIVGDNEKLDQFLKTNTFAYEQCYSDKEAAKYFGNSFPRHVIVDGNNNIVYNVPGGWVDEYKELEKIIENLITK; this comes from the coding sequence ATGCGGCATTCTTTTTTTCTTTGCGGCTCATTTGCAGTTCTGATGATGTTACTCGTGACGTCAGGAATATTTGCTTCAACTGATTCGTTAAACATTTCATACCTGAAGACCACACCAATTAAAGTTGAAAATCTTGAAGATAAGTCGGAGAGGAATTTCCTCCTCAAAATGTCCCCAAACGGGGACTGGTACAGATTAGATGCAAACAAGTACTTTTCAGAAATGTTCATTACAGCCGATACTGCAAAAATGCAGACTACAGTTATATGCAATTTTAAGGATGGCTCTTTATACTTCAGTAAGCCAGACATGAATAAAGTCAGCGGCGGTATTTATTACTGCAGCACTGACCTGCGCACCAAAGATAATCTCTACTTAAATAATATAAACCTGGCACTTGACCTTAAGAACAAGGTCCTGTATTACAAATGGATTAATCCAACGGGAAAGAATGAGCCGTCTATTTCAGATAAGAATACGCTGCTTCCGGGATCACAGTTCCCTGACATAAAGTTCAAATCAATAGAAGGGAAAGAAGTAAAATTAAAAGACAACAGAATTAAAGTGATTAACTGGTGGGCGACCACCTGCCTTCCCTGCCGGGAGGAGATTCCGGGGCTAAATAAGCTCGTGGAAAAATACAAGGGGAAGGATATTGATTTCATAGCTATTGTTGGAGACAATGAAAAGTTAGATCAGTTTCTTAAGACAAATACATTTGCCTACGAGCAATGCTATTCGGACAAAGAAGCGGCGAAATATTTCGGGAATTCATTTCCCCGCCACGTTATAGTTGACGGCAATAATAACATCGTTTATAATGTACCCGGCGGCTGGGTTGATGAATATAAAGAATTGGAAAAGATTATTGAAAATCTGATTACAAAATAG
- the lysA gene encoding diaminopimelate decarboxylase, translating into MDFFEIGTFHYLNNKLYCEHKAVGEIIDEVGTPAYIYSKKHFVDQFKTFDEAFKDVKHSIFYAAKANFNLNVLKTFADLGGGIDVNSAGELYRAKKIGVDPSKIILSGVGKTADEIKLALEYGIKLIKAESFEELLLINKVAGQANAVAHVALRINPNVDPKTHPYISTGLAENKFGIDASEAESVYLEGLKLENVMLTGLDMHIGSQITTIAPYAEAIGKMAELFKKIKAKGVPLQHFDVGGGMGVRYNNENLFSPAELAASVKDTLKDLNCEIMFEPGRFLTANGGILVTEVLYTKKNREKNFIIVDASMTELIRPSLYSAYHHVQPVTLASRRDIKADIVGPVCESGDFLAKNRTIQECSQGDKLAVMTAGAYGMVMSSNYNGRRRPPEILVDGDKFNVIRSRESFEHLLWDEELIK; encoded by the coding sequence ATGGATTTTTTTGAAATTGGTACTTTTCACTACCTGAATAACAAGCTCTACTGCGAACATAAGGCAGTCGGGGAAATTATCGATGAAGTAGGCACACCGGCTTACATATACAGCAAAAAACATTTCGTCGACCAGTTTAAGACTTTCGACGAGGCTTTTAAGGACGTAAAACATTCAATCTTTTATGCCGCTAAAGCTAACTTTAACCTGAATGTACTTAAAACCTTTGCCGACTTAGGCGGCGGAATTGACGTCAACTCGGCAGGCGAACTCTACCGCGCTAAGAAAATCGGAGTCGATCCTTCCAAAATCATCCTCTCAGGCGTGGGAAAAACCGCGGATGAAATAAAACTTGCGCTTGAATATGGCATTAAGCTTATTAAGGCTGAATCCTTTGAGGAACTCCTCCTTATAAACAAGGTCGCAGGCCAGGCAAACGCTGTAGCCCATGTGGCCTTAAGGATCAATCCTAACGTCGATCCTAAAACACACCCGTACATTTCTACAGGACTTGCTGAAAACAAATTCGGTATCGATGCCTCAGAGGCCGAAAGTGTCTACCTGGAAGGCTTAAAGCTGGAAAACGTCATGCTCACAGGCCTCGATATGCATATAGGATCCCAGATTACTACAATCGCACCTTATGCCGAGGCAATTGGCAAAATGGCAGAACTTTTCAAAAAAATTAAGGCAAAGGGCGTTCCACTCCAGCACTTCGACGTCGGCGGCGGCATGGGCGTGCGCTACAATAATGAGAACTTATTCTCCCCGGCCGAACTGGCAGCCTCCGTTAAGGATACCTTAAAGGACCTCAACTGCGAGATCATGTTCGAACCTGGCAGATTCCTTACCGCTAACGGCGGCATTCTTGTTACTGAAGTGCTCTATACAAAGAAAAACAGGGAAAAGAATTTTATTATCGTCGATGCCTCAATGACTGAACTCATAAGGCCCAGCCTATACAGCGCTTACCACCACGTTCAGCCTGTAACACTTGCTTCACGCAGGGATATTAAGGCCGATATTGTGGGTCCTGTCTGCGAAAGCGGCGACTTTTTGGCCAAAAACCGCACTATACAGGAATGCTCTCAGGGCGACAAACTGGCTGTTATGACCGCAGGCGCATACGGAATGGTAATGTCTTCTAACTATAACGGCAGAAGACGCCCGCCGGAAATCCTGGTCGACGGCGACAAGTTCAATGTTATACGCAGCCGCGAAAGCTTTGAGCACCTCCTGTGGGACGAAGAGCTGATTAAATAG
- a CDS encoding LD-carboxypeptidase — MHRRNFIKTVSAASAISMLPHTLFAEDNLKKPEDTPVIKPRRLKAGDTIGLITPGSYITEDELKESVKNLEDLGFKVVYTDNVTARFGYLGGKDDLRAQDVNLMFSRKDVDGIICTRGGYGCARLLPYLDYNMIRNNPKVLCGYSDITSLLYAITARTNMVTFHGPVGISTFNEFSLSYFKNTLMDPADSLRFWNARDEKPDDKSRQVIPIRGGKAKGRLAGGNLSIVVSLIGTPYDINTNGKIVFLEEIGEEPYRIDRMLTQMIEAGKFEKAAGIALGVFEKCEAKESAPAEPRSLTLQEVLMDRLFNLNIPVIYGLSFGHITNKFTLPLGVMAELDVDNQNLTLLEPAVV; from the coding sequence ATGCATAGAAGAAATTTTATAAAGACCGTTTCGGCAGCATCTGCAATTTCAATGCTGCCTCATACACTCTTCGCGGAGGATAACCTTAAAAAGCCTGAGGATACTCCCGTAATTAAACCCCGCCGCCTTAAGGCAGGGGATACTATTGGACTTATTACTCCGGGCAGCTATATAACTGAAGATGAACTGAAGGAATCCGTTAAAAACCTGGAGGACCTGGGCTTTAAGGTAGTCTATACCGATAACGTTACGGCAAGATTCGGCTACCTGGGCGGCAAAGATGACCTGAGGGCTCAGGACGTGAACCTCATGTTCTCAAGAAAAGACGTCGACGGCATTATCTGCACAAGAGGCGGCTACGGATGCGCAAGGCTTCTTCCTTATCTCGATTATAATATGATAAGGAATAACCCCAAAGTCCTTTGCGGCTACAGCGATATTACCTCGCTCCTTTATGCAATAACAGCCAGAACCAATATGGTGACCTTCCACGGCCCTGTTGGAATTTCTACTTTCAACGAATTTTCTTTATCTTATTTTAAGAATACACTGATGGATCCGGCTGATTCACTCAGGTTCTGGAACGCAAGGGACGAAAAGCCCGACGATAAAAGCCGCCAGGTTATCCCTATCCGCGGCGGCAAGGCAAAGGGCAGGCTTGCAGGCGGCAACCTCTCTATTGTGGTCTCTTTGATCGGTACGCCTTATGACATAAATACCAACGGGAAAATTGTTTTCCTCGAAGAAATTGGTGAAGAGCCGTACAGAATAGACAGAATGCTCACACAGATGATTGAAGCCGGGAAATTTGAGAAGGCTGCCGGAATCGCCCTGGGCGTTTTTGAAAAATGTGAGGCCAAAGAATCTGCCCCGGCTGAACCCAGGTCGCTTACTTTGCAGGAGGTCCTTATGGACCGGCTGTTTAATCTGAATATACCTGTAATTTACGGGCTTTCTTTCGGTCACATTACTAATAAGTTTACACTGCCTCTTGGCGTTATGGCAGAACTGGACGTCGACAACCAGAACCTGACGCTCCTTGAGCCCGCAGTTGTCTGA
- the priA gene encoding primosomal protein N', with product MFAEIVFPLPFRNVFTYSVPNELIPLARTGVRAVVPFGKRILTGFIINVTDKTTVEDKVKPIQDILDASPIFTQESLKFYEWISGYYLSSLGEALRNSVPYGLDVESKKKIVSDKLFCQKLLSEETDKSSVKSRILKILSEQEVVTLSFLQKEVKKKNIYSLLRSLEKSGALTVLDELEKAKVSVKKVKFVKLALSADETYEAFPEIEKRSPKQLVILMELLSDKGDGVALADILKKTNTSKSSVDALVEKNLVEIFDREVERSYSEAYSEEFQELTLTPAQEAIRQEVSCSIKEQNFQTFLLHGVTGSGKTQVYIELAKEAHAIGKNVLILVPEISLTPQITSRLYNNFGSKVAVVHSRMSLGERYDTWRGIIAGRFTVVVGARSALFAPLDNIGLIVVDEEHDSSYKNHENVPKYQARDAAVIRGSICQCPVVLGSATPSVESMYNARLGKYRLLELKERVDEARLPEIRLVNVSVEKKKKQMESVFSKPLLNEIEKRLKKKEGVIILQNRRGFATQVYCEDCGEVETCENCSVPLVFHINRNILQCHYCGYYKPVPNACTHCGSLKIKYYGTGTQRVEDEISYYFPEARIERIDSDSTSKKGALGFILNKFRKGEVDILVGTQMVSKGLDFSNVTLVGVVAAETSLWLPDFRADERTFQLLTQVSGRAGRSKAEGEVVIQTQNDKHFVLQKVVENDYLSFYEREIEVREKMDYPPFSRLCLIEARDESDEMARGAINDFYEHLQKYRNGLMITPPSEAMIAKLKNNYRFHILIKSDKKTDPGGAILRNAVLNSFINFNRMSRYRNIRLFFDIDPQSIV from the coding sequence ATGTTTGCTGAGATCGTTTTTCCGCTTCCCTTCAGGAACGTGTTTACATATTCGGTTCCAAATGAACTCATCCCTCTGGCAAGGACGGGTGTAAGAGCCGTCGTGCCCTTCGGTAAAAGAATTCTTACCGGCTTCATCATTAATGTTACAGATAAAACCACGGTTGAAGATAAAGTTAAGCCCATTCAGGATATTCTAGACGCAAGCCCCATCTTCACACAGGAATCACTCAAATTTTATGAATGGATTTCAGGCTACTACCTGAGCTCGCTTGGCGAAGCCCTCAGAAACTCCGTGCCCTACGGCCTTGACGTTGAATCGAAAAAAAAGATTGTAAGCGATAAACTCTTCTGCCAGAAGCTCCTTTCAGAGGAAACCGACAAGTCGTCAGTAAAAAGCCGGATCTTAAAAATATTGTCGGAGCAGGAAGTCGTAACTCTCAGCTTTCTGCAGAAGGAAGTAAAAAAGAAAAATATCTATTCCTTACTCCGCAGCCTCGAAAAATCCGGCGCCCTGACGGTCCTGGATGAGCTGGAAAAAGCAAAGGTGTCGGTTAAGAAGGTTAAATTTGTTAAGCTTGCACTTTCAGCCGATGAAACCTACGAGGCTTTTCCTGAAATTGAAAAACGCTCGCCAAAACAGCTCGTAATCCTTATGGAACTGCTTTCAGATAAAGGAGATGGCGTGGCCCTGGCCGATATACTGAAAAAAACAAACACTTCCAAAAGCTCTGTCGATGCACTCGTGGAAAAGAATCTCGTTGAAATATTCGATCGCGAGGTGGAACGCAGCTACTCTGAAGCCTATTCTGAAGAATTCCAGGAGCTTACGCTTACCCCGGCCCAGGAGGCCATTAGACAGGAAGTCTCCTGCAGCATTAAGGAGCAGAACTTCCAGACATTCCTTCTCCACGGCGTAACTGGAAGCGGGAAGACGCAGGTCTATATTGAACTGGCAAAAGAGGCGCACGCAATAGGTAAAAACGTCTTAATCCTTGTGCCTGAAATTTCCCTTACCCCCCAGATCACCTCCCGGCTTTATAACAATTTCGGCAGCAAGGTTGCCGTCGTCCATAGCCGCATGTCCCTGGGTGAAAGATACGACACATGGCGGGGAATTATTGCAGGCCGGTTCACCGTCGTCGTAGGCGCGCGCTCCGCACTCTTTGCACCGCTGGACAATATAGGACTCATTGTAGTCGATGAAGAGCACGACTCGAGCTACAAAAACCACGAGAACGTTCCAAAGTACCAGGCCCGCGATGCTGCCGTAATAAGGGGCAGCATATGCCAGTGCCCCGTTGTTCTCGGCTCTGCCACGCCTTCGGTTGAAAGCATGTATAACGCCAGGCTCGGCAAGTACAGGCTTCTTGAACTTAAGGAAAGAGTTGATGAGGCCAGGCTGCCCGAAATCAGGCTCGTCAACGTTTCGGTCGAAAAAAAGAAAAAGCAGATGGAAAGCGTTTTTTCCAAACCTCTTTTAAACGAAATTGAAAAAAGGCTCAAGAAAAAAGAAGGCGTTATAATTCTTCAGAACCGCAGGGGATTTGCAACACAGGTATACTGCGAGGACTGCGGAGAGGTGGAAACGTGCGAAAACTGCTCGGTCCCCCTTGTATTCCATATTAACCGGAACATCCTCCAGTGCCATTACTGCGGCTACTACAAACCCGTTCCGAATGCCTGCACACACTGCGGGTCGTTAAAAATTAAATATTACGGCACGGGTACGCAAAGAGTGGAAGACGAGATCTCATACTACTTCCCCGAGGCAAGGATTGAAAGAATTGACTCCGACTCCACGAGCAAAAAAGGCGCCCTGGGCTTCATACTGAATAAGTTCAGAAAAGGGGAGGTCGATATCCTTGTCGGAACACAGATGGTCTCCAAAGGGCTGGACTTCTCAAACGTCACGCTCGTTGGCGTTGTGGCCGCCGAGACGAGCCTCTGGCTTCCGGACTTCAGGGCTGATGAGAGAACTTTTCAGCTATTGACACAGGTATCCGGTCGCGCGGGACGAAGCAAGGCAGAAGGGGAAGTTGTTATACAGACGCAGAACGACAAGCATTTTGTGCTGCAGAAGGTTGTTGAAAACGATTATCTCTCTTTCTATGAAAGGGAAATTGAGGTGCGCGAAAAGATGGATTATCCCCCTTTCAGCCGCCTCTGCCTTATCGAAGCGCGCGATGAAAGCGATGAGATGGCCCGTGGAGCCATAAACGATTTCTATGAGCACCTTCAGAAGTACCGCAATGGACTTATGATCACACCTCCATCTGAGGCTATGATAGCAAAGCTCAAGAACAATTACAGGTTCCACATCCTGATCAAAAGCGATAAAAAAACTGACCCCGGCGGCGCAATTCTCAGAAACGCGGTCCTTAACTCATTTATTAATTTTAACCGGATGTCGCGCTATAGAAATATCAGGCTCTTCTTCGATATTGACCCGCAGAGCATAGTATAA
- a CDS encoding tryptophanase yields MKTIIEPFKIKSVEPIRFTTKEERIEILKTAGYNPFLIHAEDVIIDLLTDSGTSAMSAKQWAGIMDGDESYAGAKSFFRFEAAVKKITGMKYIIPTHQGRAAEKILFSITGGEGKYFPNNTHFDTTRANVEFTKAEAFDLLNEVGKHPEIRADFKGNMDIEALERFIKEKGSQNIPLCMITVTNNSGGGQPVSMQNIRETKAVCQKYGIPLFLDACRFAENAYFIKKREKGYENKSVLEIAQEMFSYADGCTMSAKKDALVNIGGFLAMNDDTLAMLCRNLLIVTEGFPTYGGLAGRDLEAIAQGLEEVLDEHYLQYRIRSVEYLGEKLLSAGVPMIEPPGGHAIYLDAKRFLPNVPQSEFPGQSIVCELYTEGGIRSVEIGSVMFGKYGSDGKLIPPPMELVRLAIPRRVYTQSHIDYVAEIVIDVFNKRECLKGYRLTYEAPMLRHFTARFEQL; encoded by the coding sequence ATGAAAACCATTATTGAACCTTTTAAGATTAAATCTGTTGAACCGATCAGATTTACTACAAAAGAAGAAAGGATTGAAATCCTGAAAACCGCAGGCTACAACCCATTCTTAATCCATGCTGAAGACGTGATAATTGACCTCCTTACCGATAGCGGCACTTCTGCTATGAGCGCCAAACAGTGGGCAGGCATTATGGACGGTGATGAATCCTACGCGGGCGCAAAAAGCTTCTTCCGCTTTGAAGCCGCCGTTAAGAAAATAACAGGAATGAAATATATCATCCCTACACATCAGGGCAGGGCAGCCGAAAAGATCCTCTTCTCCATTACAGGAGGCGAAGGAAAATATTTCCCCAATAATACACATTTTGACACCACAAGGGCTAATGTTGAATTTACAAAGGCTGAGGCATTCGACCTTCTCAACGAGGTTGGCAAACATCCTGAAATCAGGGCCGATTTCAAGGGAAATATGGATATTGAGGCACTTGAGAGGTTTATTAAGGAAAAGGGAAGTCAGAATATCCCCCTCTGCATGATTACCGTTACTAACAATTCCGGCGGCGGCCAGCCGGTATCAATGCAGAATATCAGGGAAACTAAAGCCGTCTGCCAGAAGTACGGCATCCCGCTCTTTCTGGACGCATGCCGCTTTGCCGAGAACGCTTATTTTATAAAGAAAAGGGAAAAAGGCTACGAAAATAAATCTGTGCTCGAAATCGCTCAGGAAATGTTTTCCTATGCCGACGGATGCACAATGAGCGCAAAGAAAGATGCCCTCGTCAATATCGGCGGATTCCTCGCAATGAATGACGACACGCTTGCTATGCTCTGCCGAAACCTCCTTATTGTAACAGAAGGGTTCCCGACATATGGCGGCCTGGCAGGACGCGACCTTGAGGCTATTGCACAGGGGCTCGAAGAGGTCCTCGACGAGCATTACCTTCAGTACAGAATCAGAAGCGTTGAGTACCTGGGAGAAAAACTCCTCTCGGCCGGTGTCCCGATGATCGAACCCCCGGGCGGGCACGCAATTTATCTCGACGCAAAAAGATTTCTGCCCAATGTTCCGCAGAGTGAGTTCCCGGGACAGTCAATTGTATGCGAGCTCTACACAGAGGGCGGCATAAGGTCGGTTGAAATCGGAAGCGTCATGTTCGGCAAGTACGGCTCTGATGGAAAACTCATTCCGCCTCCAATGGAACTCGTGCGCCTTGCAATTCCAAGACGCGTTTATACGCAAAGCCATATAGATTATGTGGCCGAGATAGTAATTGATGTTTTTAATAAAAGGGAATGCTTGAAGGGCTACAGGCTTACTTATGAGGCCCCTATGCTCAGGCATTTTACCGCCAGATTTGAACAATTATAA
- a CDS encoding DUF4905 domain-containing protein, with the protein MEVKKKYSFTNNRQLWRILLSESNKLIIEDRSPEEKQAFFNCLDAATGGEIFRNFQLDEKFWVGIEAIYKDIIYFHKYAKPDMPGHKEIIAFDIVEQKILWHEENLSWLFVHEDKVYAFRQKFEGWDFFSLDYRTGEVTEELGNDAEKVNSIRDSIDEMEKYRGYLFPETFHQDKIEDIEIKQIIEEITNGRDVAGNIEYIKYSHLLLFSFYARVFEQSLVNRFLCADTRTGKIIFEDVLNANANAFVPDSFFMKDNLIFLLKEKKELIVCSVE; encoded by the coding sequence ATGGAAGTTAAAAAGAAATATTCGTTTACAAATAACAGGCAGCTCTGGAGAATTCTCCTTTCGGAATCAAATAAGCTGATTATTGAAGACCGCAGCCCGGAAGAAAAACAGGCTTTCTTCAACTGCCTCGACGCCGCAACGGGCGGGGAAATATTCAGGAATTTTCAGCTTGATGAAAAATTCTGGGTCGGCATTGAAGCTATATATAAAGACATAATTTATTTCCATAAGTACGCTAAACCCGATATGCCGGGCCACAAGGAAATTATTGCCTTCGACATCGTGGAACAGAAGATCCTCTGGCACGAAGAGAACCTCTCATGGCTTTTTGTACATGAGGATAAGGTCTACGCCTTCAGACAGAAGTTTGAAGGATGGGATTTCTTCAGCCTCGATTACAGAACAGGAGAGGTGACGGAAGAACTTGGAAATGACGCCGAAAAGGTGAACTCCATCAGAGACTCAATAGACGAAATGGAGAAATACCGCGGATACCTTTTCCCTGAGACTTTTCACCAGGATAAAATTGAAGACATTGAAATAAAGCAGATAATTGAAGAAATTACTAATGGCCGCGACGTTGCCGGAAACATTGAATATATTAAGTACAGTCACCTCCTTTTATTCAGTTTCTATGCAAGGGTGTTTGAACAAAGCCTGGTTAACAGGTTCCTGTGCGCGGATACAAGGACGGGGAAAATAATTTTTGAAGACGTGCTCAACGCAAACGCAAATGCATTTGTGCCCGATTCATTTTTTATGAAAGATAACCTTATTTTCCTACTTAAGGAAAAAAAGGAACTCATAGTTTGCTCAGTTGAATAA
- the amrA gene encoding AmmeMemoRadiSam system protein A: protein MELSDEEKRILLEAARESIIGYFKGEGLPPQADYENHPVLKEHAGAFVTLTKDKALRGCIGYIIADDPLFLTVCDAARKAAFTDPRFDALGQNELDKVELEISVLSPPFKMKSYDEIVLGKHGVILEDLGRRALLLPQVPIEHRMNKDEYLSALCEKAGLPSNLWQKRNLNMLLFTASVFSEEEMGG, encoded by the coding sequence ATGGAATTGTCAGATGAAGAGAAAAGGATCCTCTTAGAAGCCGCACGTGAGTCCATTATAGGCTACTTTAAGGGCGAAGGCCTTCCCCCGCAGGCGGATTACGAAAACCACCCGGTCTTAAAGGAACATGCAGGGGCTTTTGTAACGCTTACTAAGGATAAGGCCCTGCGGGGCTGCATTGGCTATATTATAGCTGATGACCCTCTTTTTCTGACAGTCTGCGACGCGGCCCGCAAGGCTGCATTTACCGACCCGAGGTTTGATGCCCTCGGTCAGAATGAACTTGATAAGGTGGAACTCGAAATTTCTGTCCTTTCCCCTCCTTTTAAGATGAAAAGCTACGATGAGATTGTGCTTGGAAAACATGGAGTTATTCTGGAAGACCTGGGACGAAGAGCACTTCTTCTGCCGCAGGTTCCCATTGAACACCGTATGAATAAGGACGAGTACCTCTCGGCCCTCTGCGAAAAGGCCGGACTGCCATCTAATCTCTGGCAGAAGAGGAACTTAAATATGCTGCTCTTTACGGCAAGTGTTTTTTCTGAAGAGGAAATGGGAGGTTAG
- the amrB gene encoding AmmeMemoRadiSam system protein B — protein sequence METVRPPAVAGMFYPSDEKKLKDEVRFLLDAAGSEEAPGSVTAIVVPHAGYIYSGRTAAYAYNMVRNKTYETVVIISPSHREYFPGVSVYSGDAYSTPLGVVPVNKTMREELTRDAKLIFQGVEGHRQEHALEVQLPFLQMVLKDFNILPIVIGDQKEEFLNELSERLSKVVNDKTLIVASSDLSHFHSKMEADRLDSIVEKRISQFDYQTLLRDLHNNNCEACGGGPIVAAMRTADLLNVRKAKVLNRSDSGDVTGDNSEVVGYLSAVIYE from the coding sequence ATGGAGACAGTCAGACCGCCTGCTGTTGCGGGCATGTTTTATCCGTCAGATGAAAAAAAGTTAAAAGACGAAGTCAGGTTTCTTCTCGATGCCGCAGGAAGCGAAGAAGCCCCCGGAAGCGTTACTGCTATTGTGGTCCCGCACGCGGGATATATATATTCCGGCAGAACGGCCGCTTATGCATATAATATGGTAAGGAATAAAACCTATGAGACCGTGGTCATAATCTCCCCCAGCCACAGGGAGTATTTCCCCGGTGTCTCGGTCTACAGCGGGGATGCCTACAGTACCCCCCTTGGAGTTGTTCCTGTCAATAAGACAATGCGCGAGGAGCTTACACGCGATGCAAAGCTGATCTTTCAGGGCGTCGAGGGCCACCGCCAGGAGCACGCTCTCGAAGTACAGCTCCCTTTTTTACAGATGGTGCTTAAGGATTTTAATATACTCCCTATTGTCATTGGCGACCAGAAGGAGGAGTTCTTGAATGAGCTTTCCGAACGTCTCTCTAAAGTTGTTAACGATAAAACTCTCATAGTTGCAAGTTCCGACCTGTCGCACTTCCATTCGAAAATGGAGGCCGACCGCCTGGATTCAATTGTGGAGAAAAGAATCAGCCAGTTCGATTACCAGACTCTCTTAAGGGATCTGCATAACAACAATTGCGAAGCCTGCGGCGGAGGCCCTATTGTGGCCGCAATGAGAACGGCTGACCTCCTGAACGTCAGAAAAGCAAAGGTTCTTAACCGCAGCGATTCCGGTGACGTGACGGGTGATAATTCAGAAGTCGTGGGATATCTTTCGGCTGTAATATATGAGTGA
- a CDS encoding DUF2520 domain-containing protein, producing MSDIAVVGAGKAAASLANGLVTKNENVACIISKSLRSARDLANRLGIRNYSDSLADIPKWIRIVFIAVPDRAISRIAEELSMYDLDFPNTLFCHLSGAQNISLLEPLREKGAHTASLHIMQSFPSKNFVELRGAFAAVESSTPEAEKTFFELAEKLEMRPFVIGSEDKIFYHIAGVFASNFLIANLYHAQQAFNKSRIEGVDFFSLIKPIVKSTLANADKDGVIRALSGPVERNDLEVVKNHLSVLKKASRENGEEGGMDNIYLNYICQSLSLLEITKIKNPSDVESYKKLRELLICELKEAVEKEARCPKPKVHNNTKKP from the coding sequence ATGAGTGATATAGCAGTTGTTGGAGCCGGAAAGGCAGCGGCGTCTCTTGCAAACGGCCTGGTGACAAAAAATGAGAACGTGGCCTGCATTATAAGCAAAAGCCTCAGGTCTGCACGCGACCTTGCAAACAGATTAGGGATCAGAAATTATTCGGACTCTCTGGCAGATATCCCAAAGTGGATCCGTATCGTTTTTATCGCTGTACCCGACAGGGCTATATCCCGCATAGCCGAAGAACTTTCCATGTACGACCTGGACTTTCCGAACACACTTTTCTGCCACCTTTCAGGTGCGCAGAATATTTCACTTCTTGAACCCTTGAGGGAAAAAGGAGCCCATACGGCATCACTGCACATTATGCAGTCGTTCCCTTCAAAAAACTTCGTTGAATTAAGGGGCGCATTTGCAGCAGTTGAATCTTCCACACCCGAGGCTGAGAAGACGTTCTTCGAACTTGCTGAAAAGCTCGAGATGCGCCCTTTTGTAATAGGCTCTGAAGACAAGATATTCTATCACATTGCTGGCGTGTTTGCTTCCAACTTCCTCATCGCAAACCTTTACCACGCCCAGCAGGCCTTTAACAAAAGCAGAATTGAAGGCGTGGATTTCTTTTCACTCATAAAGCCGATCGTAAAATCAACACTTGCAAACGCGGATAAGGACGGCGTTATCAGGGCGCTTTCAGGACCCGTGGAAAGAAACGACCTGGAAGTAGTTAAAAATCATCTTTCTGTCCTGAAAAAGGCCTCAAGGGAAAACGGGGAGGAAGGGGGGATGGATAACATTTACCTCAACTATATCTGCCAGTCCTTAAGCCTTCTTGAAATTACAAAAATTAAAAACCCGTCTGATGTGGAAAGCTACAAAAAGCTGCGCGAGCTTTTAATCTGCGAGCTTAAGGAAGCGGTGGAAAAGGAAGCCCGGTGTCCAAAGCCCAAAGTCCATAACAATACAAAAAAGCCGTAA